GCGGAACAGAATACGATGTTGTCTCTGATAGGTATCCACGTTTTCTCCACGATGAGTTGATTCCTGAAGTTGCAAAACAATACAACCTGCGCAGCGATGCCTACTCCCGCGCCATCACAGGGCTCAGCTCAGGTGGCATCTGCGCGTTCAATGCCGGGTGGCAAAGACCCGATGACTTCAGCCGCATCATCACATGGATTGGTTCTTTTACCGCCATTCAATGGCATGAGACCCCGGAACAGCTGGATGGTGGTCAAGACTTCCCAGCTAAGATCCTCCGCGAAGAGCATCGCAACATTCGCGTCTGGCTGCAGGATGGGAACAACGACCAGGAGAACCCTCAATACGGTTCCTGGCCTATGGGCAACATCAGCATGGCGAACGCGCTGAAGCTTAAAGGCTATGATTTTCATTTCTCCTTTGGCAAGGGGCCACATACTGCGGCAGAAGGAGGCGCTGAATTCGCGCAGGAGATGATATGGCTTTGGCGCAGCTACGACCCCGCGAAAACCTCCGAGACCTTTGTTCAGGATCCAGACGAGGCCGTTAAGCCGCCATTTCGAGTAACCGTCTTCAACCGCGAGCCATAAAAGTATGCTCGCGACTGTTCAGGCTCCTCACGCGACATCAAAATGTTCTTCAAGAACAGTTGCATGGGCTGTTCAAGGCTGATTTCGCTGTGCAAGACACATGGTTGGCACAGGCATCGCTTGGCCGACTTCATCGCTCTTCTGGTTCGCTTCCTGACTTCTTCGCCACACTGCAAATTAGTTCTACTCTCTCTACTTCTAAATGTAGAAGTTGAGACCTTCGACTTCGACCAAGGGTCGTCGGTGTCCTCCCCTGTTGTCGAATGCCGCTTGAGGCCAACGAGTGAGATTTGAAATTTT
This is a stretch of genomic DNA from Granulicella sp. WH15. It encodes these proteins:
- a CDS encoding alpha/beta hydrolase-fold protein is translated as MSTFLASSLLLTLMLPLSMAAQPPIAPQTTTAAQQPGGPNSGPAPAPPVLTGDAVQHPGVPVGKLSEKLTLRSQIYDGMLSDYWIYVPAQYDPQKPAAVMVFQDGAGYINRHGDHPALNVLDNLISKGKIPIMIAIFTDPGDISGSPGTPTYKVVEARAKKWSYTMKTAMRGTEYDVVSDRYPRFLHDELIPEVAKQYNLRSDAYSRAITGLSSGGICAFNAGWQRPDDFSRIITWIGSFTAIQWHETPEQLDGGQDFPAKILREEHRNIRVWLQDGNNDQENPQYGSWPMGNISMANALKLKGYDFHFSFGKGPHTAAEGGAEFAQEMIWLWRSYDPAKTSETFVQDPDEAVKPPFRVTVFNREP